From one Streptomyces chromofuscus genomic stretch:
- a CDS encoding cupin domain-containing protein, protein MSDRNPADVPPGEGQEISLPPEVKLLQEVTPPFFPEGGSAMTILVEWPPGHPGLPPHRHSGPAFGYVMEGALRFEVEGRPEQVIQAGGTFWEPGGDVIHYQDGNASADAPNKFVVTMLCAPGQPMLTLVDEEELRERAHLRAPRPSDG, encoded by the coding sequence ATGTCAGACAGGAACCCGGCGGACGTCCCCCCCGGCGAGGGGCAGGAAATCTCGCTGCCGCCAGAGGTCAAGTTGCTGCAGGAAGTCACTCCGCCCTTCTTCCCCGAAGGCGGATCGGCGATGACGATCCTTGTCGAGTGGCCTCCCGGTCACCCCGGGCTCCCTCCGCACCGCCACTCGGGGCCGGCGTTCGGCTACGTGATGGAAGGCGCGCTGCGGTTCGAGGTCGAGGGCCGGCCCGAGCAGGTGATCCAGGCCGGGGGGACGTTCTGGGAGCCGGGCGGTGACGTGATCCACTACCAGGACGGCAACGCCAGCGCGGACGCACCGAACAAGTTCGTCGTGACCATGCTGTGCGCGCCGGGGCAGCCCATGCTCACCTTGGTGGACGAGGAAGAACTGAGGGAACGTGCGCACCTGCGCGCCCCGCGTCCCTCCGACGGCTGA
- a CDS encoding bifunctional polysaccharide deacetylase/glycosyltransferase family 2 protein codes for MSRHARRGNPRAHWFLLLLTLSACAAALLFEGFTYHQIGAVAPAPDRCTAPAPVEVRDGGPVIRVVDGTVESARMPAGTTALTFDGGPDPVYTPRLLDLLREHGVRATFFVTGAEAAKHQALVERIRAEGHELGSYTYTAADLGQTSTARGSLELSLTQHVLAGSAGVHTRLLRLPYTTTPDGLCAAQWEAAERAADDGYLIVAAGGGVRQFPQTRAAYDEVAALLEERGTDEEFTTVTSGLELPSGTTAAATLDRWRGTGLLWAQAGAHAFAVGMTWLLVVAGALTGLRMVLLFHFARKHVREVRRRPGRGGRLSGGVNAPVTIVVPAYNEEAGIEATLRSLLASTHPYTQIIVVDDGSSDRTYEIADAIAARDRRMMVIRQENAGKSAALNTGLYWAHFDIVIMIDGDTVFEPDAVHHLIQPFADPAVGAVSGNTKVGNRRGLLGKWQHLEYVIGFNLDRRMFDLLECMPTVPGAIGAFRREALLRVGGLSTDTLAEDTDLTMALCRDGWRVVYEEKAIAWTEAPSSLRQLWKQRYRWCYGTLQAMWKHRHAFVERGPAGRFGRRGLTYLWLFQTLLPLLAPIVDLYAVYGLLFQDAGQALQVWLGFLAVQLGAAVYALRLDREGLGPLWTLPLQLFVYRQLMYLVVIQSTVTALLGSRLGWHRMQRTGTATETLDRGTPVSH; via the coding sequence GTGAGTCGGCACGCCCGGCGCGGAAATCCCCGCGCGCACTGGTTCCTGCTGCTGCTCACGCTGTCGGCGTGCGCGGCGGCGCTGCTCTTCGAGGGCTTCACGTACCACCAGATCGGTGCCGTGGCACCGGCTCCGGACCGGTGCACGGCCCCGGCACCCGTGGAGGTACGGGACGGCGGGCCGGTGATCCGGGTCGTCGACGGCACGGTGGAGTCCGCCCGTATGCCCGCCGGCACCACCGCGCTGACTTTCGACGGCGGACCGGACCCGGTGTACACGCCGCGGCTGCTTGATCTGCTGCGCGAGCACGGGGTACGGGCCACCTTCTTCGTCACCGGCGCCGAGGCCGCCAAACACCAGGCGCTCGTCGAGCGCATCCGTGCGGAAGGGCACGAGCTCGGCTCGTACACCTACACCGCCGCCGACCTCGGGCAGACCAGCACCGCACGCGGCTCGCTCGAGCTCTCTCTCACCCAGCACGTACTGGCAGGCAGCGCAGGGGTGCACACCCGGCTGCTGCGCCTGCCGTACACCACGACACCGGACGGGCTGTGCGCGGCACAGTGGGAGGCCGCCGAGCGGGCCGCCGACGACGGCTACCTGATCGTGGCCGCCGGCGGGGGCGTCCGGCAGTTTCCGCAGACCAGGGCGGCGTACGACGAGGTCGCGGCGCTGCTCGAAGAGCGCGGCACGGACGAGGAGTTCACCACAGTCACCTCCGGGCTGGAGCTGCCGTCCGGCACCACCGCCGCGGCGACGCTCGACCGGTGGCGCGGGACGGGGCTGCTGTGGGCGCAGGCCGGCGCGCATGCGTTCGCGGTCGGCATGACCTGGCTCCTGGTGGTGGCCGGGGCGCTGACGGGACTGCGGATGGTGCTGTTGTTCCACTTCGCCCGCAAGCACGTCCGTGAGGTACGGCGTCGGCCAGGACGTGGAGGACGGCTCTCGGGCGGCGTCAACGCGCCGGTCACCATCGTCGTCCCGGCGTACAACGAGGAGGCCGGGATCGAGGCCACCCTGCGCTCGCTGCTGGCCTCCACCCACCCGTACACCCAGATCATCGTCGTCGACGACGGCTCGTCCGACCGCACGTACGAGATCGCGGACGCCATCGCGGCCCGCGACCGCCGGATGATGGTGATCCGGCAGGAGAACGCGGGCAAGTCCGCGGCCCTGAACACCGGGCTGTACTGGGCTCATTTCGACATCGTCATCATGATCGACGGCGATACGGTCTTCGAGCCGGACGCCGTCCACCACCTCATCCAGCCCTTCGCCGACCCGGCCGTGGGCGCGGTCAGCGGCAACACGAAGGTGGGCAACCGGCGAGGTTTGCTGGGCAAGTGGCAGCACCTGGAGTACGTCATCGGCTTCAACCTCGACCGGCGCATGTTCGACCTGCTGGAGTGCATGCCGACGGTGCCGGGCGCGATCGGTGCCTTCCGGCGCGAGGCGCTGCTCCGCGTCGGCGGGCTCAGCACGGACACTCTCGCCGAGGACACCGACCTGACGATGGCGCTGTGCCGCGACGGCTGGCGGGTGGTGTACGAGGAGAAGGCCATCGCCTGGACCGAGGCGCCGTCCTCGCTGCGGCAGCTGTGGAAGCAGCGCTACCGCTGGTGCTACGGCACTCTGCAGGCGATGTGGAAGCACCGCCACGCCTTCGTCGAGCGCGGCCCGGCAGGCCGCTTCGGCCGCCGCGGGCTGACCTACCTGTGGCTCTTCCAGACCCTGCTGCCCCTGCTGGCGCCGATCGTTGACCTGTACGCGGTCTACGGGCTGCTGTTCCAGGACGCGGGGCAGGCGTTGCAGGTCTGGCTCGGCTTCCTCGCCGTTCAGTTGGGCGCGGCCGTCTACGCGCTGCGGCTGGACCGCGAAGGGCTGGGCCCGCTGTGGACACTGCCCCTGCAGCTGTTCGTCTACCGGCAGCTGATGTATCTGGTCGTCATCCAGTCCACGGTCACCGCCCTGCTCGGCTCCCGCCTCGGCTGGCACCGCATGCAGCGCACCGGCACGGCCACGGAGACCCTGGACCGCGGCACCCCCGTCAGTCACTGA
- the efeU gene encoding iron uptake transporter permease EfeU produces MFSNYLIGLREGLEASLVVCILIAYLVKTGRRDALRPVWIGIGVAVALALGFGCALEFGSQELTFEAQEALGGSLSILAVGLVTWMVFWMRRTARHLKSELHGKLDAALQMGTGALVATAFLAVGREGLETALFVWASVRAAGDGTPRPLIGVALGIATAVVLGWLFYRGALRINLATFFTWTGGMLVVVAAGVLAYGLHDLQEADWLPGLNDKAFDISDIIPPDSWYGTLLKGVFNFQPDPTVPQVTVWLLYLIPTLAFFLSPVGFGSGKGKAKVPDEQGSRPSEAPQA; encoded by the coding sequence GTGTTCTCCAACTACCTGATCGGCCTGCGCGAGGGTCTGGAAGCAAGCCTCGTCGTCTGCATCCTCATCGCCTACCTGGTCAAGACCGGCCGCCGGGACGCGCTGAGGCCCGTCTGGATCGGCATCGGCGTGGCGGTCGCGCTCGCCCTGGGCTTCGGCTGCGCCCTCGAATTCGGCTCCCAGGAGCTGACGTTCGAGGCGCAGGAGGCGCTCGGAGGCTCCCTGTCGATCCTCGCGGTCGGCCTGGTGACCTGGATGGTCTTCTGGATGCGGCGCACCGCCCGGCACCTGAAGTCGGAACTGCACGGCAAGCTGGACGCGGCCCTGCAGATGGGTACCGGCGCGCTCGTCGCCACGGCGTTCCTCGCGGTCGGCCGTGAGGGCCTGGAGACCGCCCTGTTCGTGTGGGCGTCGGTCCGCGCGGCCGGTGATGGCACCCCGCGTCCGCTGATCGGCGTCGCCCTCGGCATCGCCACCGCTGTTGTGCTGGGCTGGCTGTTCTACCGCGGGGCGCTGCGTATCAACCTCGCCACGTTCTTCACCTGGACCGGTGGCATGCTGGTCGTCGTCGCCGCGGGCGTCCTCGCCTACGGCCTCCACGACCTTCAGGAGGCCGACTGGCTGCCGGGCCTGAACGACAAGGCCTTCGACATCAGCGACATCATCCCGCCGGACAGCTGGTACGGCACCCTTCTCAAGGGCGTGTTCAACTTCCAACCCGACCCGACCGTCCCCCAGGTCACGGTGTGGCTGCTGTACCTGATCCCGACGCTCGCGTTCTTCCTTTCCCCGGTGGGGTTCGGCTCCGGGAAGGGGAAGGCGAAGGTGCCTGATGAGCAGGGATCGCGGCCCTCTGAGGCTCCGCAGGCCTGA
- a CDS encoding amidase family protein, producing the protein MQNKDGSVGAVPASGDNELAELGVAAAAAAIRDGDITSESYSAALLRRAREYSDLNSFITIDESAVLAAAKDADKARAAGSSAPFLGVPIGVKDSYTTRGLRTTLGVEALESFVPTEDSDVVGAVKNAGGIVFGKVNLVEMSFGLTGNNSRYGQVKNPYGQDHVPGGSSSGSGASVAARIVPAALGGDTVGSIRVPASLCGVVGFKPTTGRWPTGGVAPISHTLDTTGILARSVEDCALIDQVVTKDVAAPRADRSDLQGARFAYAPRQYMELIDPETEAHFKDTLMRLRDAGAEVVEVDLGEDFSSLADRLTWNLFFRETMESVTEFLRQNNFPVSFDEIYNDLKPELKEVWSHLVLPSGQGYLAHEAYETTLSVDRPELQRRLSKVFTHTGVDALLFPTTPCPAPLIEHRSRFTVAGEEVSDLFLAKNTVPTSGAGLPGISIPIGLTGQGLPVGLEIDGAHGHDRKLLDLARRVESVFGTLPAPA; encoded by the coding sequence ATGCAGAACAAGGACGGCTCCGTCGGCGCGGTGCCGGCATCAGGAGACAACGAGCTGGCCGAACTTGGTGTCGCTGCCGCGGCCGCCGCAATTCGTGACGGCGACATCACTTCCGAGTCCTACTCGGCCGCGCTTCTGCGGCGCGCGCGGGAATACTCGGATCTCAATTCGTTCATCACGATCGATGAATCCGCCGTGCTGGCTGCTGCCAAGGATGCGGACAAGGCGCGCGCAGCGGGTTCAAGCGCCCCCTTCCTCGGTGTCCCCATCGGGGTGAAGGACAGCTACACGACGCGTGGTCTTCGCACAACGCTCGGAGTCGAGGCCCTGGAAAGTTTCGTGCCGACCGAAGACTCCGATGTCGTCGGCGCGGTCAAGAACGCCGGTGGGATCGTCTTCGGCAAGGTCAACCTCGTAGAAATGTCGTTCGGGCTGACCGGAAACAACAGCCGCTATGGGCAGGTGAAGAATCCCTACGGTCAGGACCACGTGCCGGGTGGGTCTTCGAGTGGCTCCGGAGCATCCGTCGCGGCCCGCATCGTGCCTGCGGCATTGGGCGGCGACACGGTCGGCTCCATCAGGGTTCCCGCTTCACTGTGTGGCGTGGTGGGTTTCAAGCCGACCACGGGACGGTGGCCGACGGGTGGTGTCGCGCCAATTTCGCACACACTCGACACGACAGGAATCCTGGCGCGCAGCGTCGAAGACTGCGCACTGATCGACCAGGTCGTCACGAAGGATGTGGCCGCTCCGCGTGCAGACCGTTCCGATCTGCAAGGGGCGAGGTTTGCTTATGCTCCCAGGCAGTACATGGAATTGATCGATCCTGAGACCGAGGCGCACTTCAAGGACACGCTCATGCGTCTGCGGGACGCTGGTGCCGAAGTGGTCGAGGTTGACCTCGGTGAGGACTTCTCCTCACTGGCGGACCGGTTGACGTGGAACCTTTTCTTCCGTGAGACGATGGAATCGGTGACGGAATTCCTCCGGCAGAACAACTTCCCGGTTTCCTTCGATGAAATTTACAACGATCTCAAGCCCGAGCTGAAGGAAGTGTGGAGTCATCTCGTCCTGCCGAGCGGGCAGGGCTATCTCGCGCACGAGGCCTACGAGACAACACTGTCCGTCGATCGCCCGGAACTCCAGCGTCGGCTCAGTAAGGTTTTCACGCACACCGGGGTCGATGCGCTGCTCTTTCCGACGACGCCTTGCCCGGCACCGCTGATCGAGCACCGGTCGAGGTTCACCGTCGCGGGCGAAGAGGTCAGTGACCTGTTTCTCGCGAAGAACACTGTTCCCACCAGCGGAGCAGGACTCCCCGGCATCAGCATCCCCATTGGTCTGACCGGACAAGGCCTGCCCGTCGGGCTCGAGATCGACGGCGCACATGGCCATGACAGGAAACTGCTGGACCTGGCACGCCGGGTGGAGTCTGTTTTCGGCACCCTGCCCGCACCCGCGTGA
- the efeB gene encoding iron uptake transporter deferrochelatase/peroxidase subunit, giving the protein MIGWGGAGLALGAAGGVLAMTRAGNDLDPAGAEAGGAVPFHGAHQAGIATPVQDRLHFAAFDVTTEDRAAFVQMLKDWTAAARRMTAGEAVGDGAAGDLAEAPPDDTGEALGLKPSRLTPTIGFGPSLFQRFGLADRRPEALVDLPQFAGDNLDKNRSGGDLCIQACADDPQVAVHAIRNLARIGFGKVVVRWSQLGFGKTSSTTPDAQTPRNLMGFKDGTRNIAGTETDRLKKFVWVDGKDGPDWMAGGSYLVARRIRMHIETWDRTCLQEQEDIFGRDKGEGAPVGKAKERDEPFLKAMKPDAHVRLAHPDSNQGATMLRRGYSFTDGTDGLGRLEAGLFSLAYQRDVREGFIRVQRNLATDALNESIQHVGSAVFAIPPGVRDTDDWWGSALFSEEA; this is encoded by the coding sequence CTGATCGGCTGGGGCGGGGCCGGGCTCGCGCTCGGCGCCGCCGGGGGCGTGCTCGCGATGACCCGCGCCGGCAACGACCTCGACCCGGCCGGTGCCGAGGCCGGCGGCGCGGTCCCCTTCCACGGCGCCCACCAGGCGGGCATCGCCACCCCGGTGCAGGACCGGCTGCACTTCGCCGCGTTCGACGTGACCACCGAGGACCGCGCCGCGTTCGTCCAGATGCTCAAGGACTGGACGGCCGCGGCACGGCGGATGACCGCGGGCGAGGCGGTCGGCGACGGTGCCGCCGGCGATCTCGCCGAGGCACCCCCGGACGACACCGGCGAGGCGCTGGGCCTCAAGCCCTCGCGGCTGACCCCGACCATCGGGTTCGGGCCGTCGCTGTTCCAGCGCTTCGGCCTCGCCGACCGGCGCCCGGAGGCCCTCGTCGATCTGCCGCAGTTCGCCGGCGACAACCTCGACAAGAACCGCAGCGGCGGCGACCTGTGCATCCAGGCCTGCGCGGACGACCCCCAGGTCGCCGTGCATGCCATCCGCAACCTCGCCCGCATCGGCTTCGGGAAGGTCGTCGTTCGCTGGTCCCAGCTCGGCTTCGGCAAGACCTCCTCGACGACCCCGGACGCGCAGACCCCGCGCAACCTCATGGGCTTCAAGGACGGCACCCGCAACATCGCGGGGACGGAGACCGACCGGCTGAAGAAGTTCGTGTGGGTGGACGGCAAGGACGGCCCCGACTGGATGGCCGGCGGCTCCTACCTCGTCGCCCGCCGCATCCGCATGCACATCGAGACATGGGACCGCACCTGCCTCCAGGAGCAGGAGGACATCTTCGGGCGCGACAAGGGCGAGGGCGCCCCGGTCGGCAAGGCCAAGGAGCGCGACGAACCGTTCCTGAAGGCGATGAAACCCGACGCGCACGTGCGGCTCGCGCACCCCGACTCCAACCAAGGGGCGACGATGCTGCGCCGCGGCTATTCCTTCACCGACGGCACCGACGGCCTCGGCCGCCTGGAGGCGGGCCTGTTCTCCCTCGCCTACCAGCGCGACGTGCGCGAGGGGTTCATTCGCGTCCAGCGCAACCTCGCCACCGACGCGCTCAACGAGTCCATCCAGCACGTGGGTTCGGCCGTGTTCGCGATTCCCCCCGGCGTCCGTGACACGGACGACTGGTGGGGCAGCGCGCTGTTCTCCGAGGAGGCGTAG
- a CDS encoding DUF302 domain-containing protein, producing MSSQNFVAVPHEVVRWSIDTGTSFDDFRARYEAAVPTLERDRMAQLRAERASWDMVLAAAVENAPHGFMRFWSTDVGETMQLAGNPGFCATYLMGNHTIAERMYRHDPAVMLYAPLRTTIHVDRQGVTRFSIDQPSSRFASFDIPDVAAVGLELDRKVVNLLQVLNVPVPSALSAGAKAQ from the coding sequence ATGTCCAGTCAAAACTTCGTCGCAGTTCCCCACGAAGTCGTCCGGTGGTCGATCGACACCGGAACGTCATTCGATGATTTCCGGGCTCGGTACGAAGCCGCTGTGCCAACGCTGGAACGTGACCGGATGGCGCAGCTCCGCGCGGAGCGGGCGAGTTGGGACATGGTGCTCGCTGCCGCCGTGGAGAACGCACCGCACGGATTCATGCGGTTCTGGAGCACTGATGTGGGGGAAACCATGCAGCTCGCGGGTAATCCCGGATTCTGTGCCACCTACCTCATGGGAAACCACACGATCGCCGAGCGTATGTACAGGCACGACCCGGCCGTGATGCTCTATGCCCCGCTGCGAACGACGATTCACGTGGACCGGCAGGGCGTCACGAGGTTCTCCATCGACCAGCCCAGCAGCCGTTTCGCCAGCTTCGACATTCCGGACGTCGCTGCCGTCGGGCTGGAACTGGACCGCAAGGTCGTCAACCTCCTCCAGGTCCTGAATGTCCCCGTGCCGTCTGCCCTCTCTGCGGGCGCGAAGGCTCAGTGA
- a CDS encoding TetR/AcrR family transcriptional regulator, with protein sequence MAKSETTAGTRRGGRGARERILRAAVELFARDGIHVTGIAKLTSVAHVSTRTFYQHFPSKEALVSAYLQRVESDPEGPVHGETVLERDDLSARERLLALFAASPPAKVVRGCPLHNAAVEAAGTMPEAAALVERHKRDFTERLIKTAAEAGAREPESLGRQLAVLFEGANALSTSLNDMLPYQDARELANMLIDQAIEPN encoded by the coding sequence ATGGCGAAGAGTGAAACGACGGCCGGTACACGTCGAGGCGGGCGCGGGGCGCGGGAGCGCATTCTGCGCGCCGCAGTCGAGTTGTTCGCCCGCGACGGCATCCACGTCACGGGTATCGCAAAGCTGACGAGCGTGGCGCACGTGTCGACTCGGACGTTCTACCAGCACTTTCCGAGCAAGGAGGCACTGGTCAGCGCCTACTTGCAGCGTGTCGAGTCCGACCCCGAAGGGCCCGTGCACGGCGAGACCGTCCTGGAGCGCGACGACCTCAGCGCGCGCGAACGCCTCCTGGCACTGTTCGCCGCCTCCCCGCCGGCGAAGGTGGTACGCGGCTGTCCACTGCACAACGCCGCGGTCGAAGCAGCCGGGACGATGCCCGAAGCCGCGGCACTGGTCGAACGTCACAAGAGAGATTTCACCGAGCGTCTGATCAAGACCGCCGCCGAGGCAGGCGCACGCGAGCCCGAATCCCTTGGTCGGCAGCTCGCGGTGCTGTTCGAGGGCGCCAACGCCCTGTCCACCTCACTCAACGACATGCTTCCGTATCAGGACGCCCGGGAACTGGCGAACATGCTGATCGACCAGGCGATCGAACCAAACTGA
- a CDS encoding CGNR zinc finger domain-containing protein: MCHLLPVRTRRPTISPRTTEASPLTQPPAADVVLRFVNTHPAGPHRLPERFASATDLHAWLLEQAIASETTHVTEADAATARELREALITVLLAHSADQGTTSHVLAEAESYLRHAASRYPLITVVTASGASLAPAQSDVPGLFATVLANATELAQAGVWDRVRACRHQPCHFGFFDRTRNKNAVYCGPRCGSRESMRAYRQRKKALTSQRDAPSE; the protein is encoded by the coding sequence ATGTGCCACTTACTTCCTGTACGCACGAGGAGGCCGACGATATCCCCGCGAACGACCGAGGCAAGTCCGCTGACGCAGCCGCCGGCGGCTGACGTAGTCCTGCGGTTCGTCAACACACACCCCGCGGGACCCCACCGGCTGCCAGAGCGCTTCGCCAGCGCCACGGACCTGCACGCATGGCTGCTGGAGCAGGCCATCGCCTCGGAGACGACCCATGTCACGGAGGCCGACGCTGCCACCGCCCGCGAGCTGCGCGAGGCCTTGATCACAGTGCTGCTGGCTCACTCCGCCGACCAGGGCACCACGTCCCACGTGCTCGCCGAGGCGGAGTCGTACCTGCGCCATGCCGCGTCCCGGTATCCGCTCATCACGGTTGTCACCGCCTCGGGAGCATCCCTGGCACCCGCCCAGAGCGACGTGCCCGGGCTGTTCGCCACCGTGCTGGCGAACGCCACCGAACTCGCCCAGGCGGGCGTCTGGGACAGGGTCCGGGCATGCCGCCACCAGCCCTGTCACTTCGGCTTCTTCGACCGGACGCGCAACAAGAACGCCGTCTACTGCGGCCCCAGATGCGGCTCCCGCGAGTCCATGCGCGCCTACCGGCAGAGGAAGAAGGCGCTGACCTCCCAGCGCGACGCGCCGTCGGAGTGA
- a CDS encoding alkaline phosphatase PhoX, producing the protein MSAGGPTGSGFERRTLLRGAAVAAAASVAFQALAARTAAATPVKLEPDAGYGPLSPVKDQATGLELLQLPRGFEYISYGWTDDLMDDGVRTPSAHDGMAAFRYGDKVHLVRNHERGAGPAFTAPAYDPEAGGGTTTLVFDPDAGQWLESYGSLGGTIRNCAGGPTPWNTWLTCEETFSTTAGKRHGYIFEVAAQGKGNPEPYRAMGRFNHEAVAVDPATGYVYETEDRGDASLYRFVPAVPGDLSKGGRLEALRIGSTSYDTRLDSEKAYGTVSWVPVDDVDPAADTVRLQAQANGAAVFSRLEGAWYGNDRIYVITTDGGPARQGQVFELDPATDEFRVLFASPGAEVLNAPDNMCVSPRGGLVLCEDGGGTEYVHGLTTQGEIFRFAANNVDLRGGTAGKNVPAADHRGSEWAGSVFEPKVGNWLFVNIQSPGITFAITGPWRQGAL; encoded by the coding sequence ATGTCCGCCGGAGGACCGACCGGCTCCGGTTTCGAACGACGCACCCTTCTGCGTGGAGCAGCGGTGGCCGCGGCCGCTTCCGTCGCCTTCCAGGCCCTCGCCGCACGCACGGCGGCGGCCACCCCCGTCAAGCTCGAACCCGACGCCGGATATGGCCCGTTGAGCCCGGTCAAGGACCAGGCGACCGGCCTGGAACTGCTCCAGTTGCCGCGCGGGTTCGAGTACATCTCCTACGGGTGGACCGACGACCTCATGGACGACGGCGTGCGCACCCCGAGCGCGCACGACGGCATGGCGGCCTTCCGCTACGGCGACAAGGTCCACCTCGTCCGCAACCATGAGCGCGGCGCCGGTCCCGCCTTCACCGCCCCCGCCTACGACCCCGAGGCGGGCGGCGGAACCACCACCCTGGTCTTCGACCCGGACGCCGGCCAGTGGCTGGAGTCCTACGGCAGCCTCGGCGGCACCATCCGCAACTGCGCCGGCGGCCCCACCCCGTGGAACACCTGGCTGACCTGCGAGGAGACCTTCTCCACGACCGCCGGCAAGCGACACGGCTACATCTTCGAGGTGGCCGCGCAGGGCAAGGGCAACCCCGAACCGTACAGGGCCATGGGCCGGTTCAACCACGAGGCGGTCGCAGTCGACCCGGCGACGGGTTACGTCTACGAGACCGAGGACCGCGGCGACGCCTCCCTGTACCGCTTCGTCCCGGCGGTGCCCGGCGACCTGTCCAAGGGCGGCCGACTCGAGGCTCTGCGTATCGGCAGCACGTCGTACGACACCCGCCTCGACAGCGAGAAGGCGTACGGCACGGTCTCCTGGGTGCCGGTGGACGACGTCGACCCGGCAGCCGACACGGTCCGACTCCAGGCGCAGGCGAACGGCGCCGCAGTGTTCAGCCGCCTGGAGGGTGCCTGGTACGGCAACGACCGCATCTACGTGATCACCACCGACGGCGGTCCGGCCCGTCAGGGCCAGGTCTTCGAACTCGACCCGGCCACCGACGAGTTCCGCGTGCTCTTCGCCTCACCCGGCGCAGAGGTCCTCAACGCGCCGGACAACATGTGCGTCAGCCCGCGCGGCGGCCTGGTGCTCTGCGAGGACGGTGGCGGCACCGAATACGTCCACGGGCTCACGACGCAGGGCGAGATCTTCCGCTTCGCCGCCAACAACGTTGATCTGCGCGGCGGGACCGCGGGCAAGAACGTCCCGGCGGCCGACCACCGTGGCTCTGAGTGGGCCGGTTCGGTGTTCGAGCCGAAGGTGGGCAACTGGCTGTTCGTGAATATCCAGTCCCCCGGCATCACGTTCGCGATCACCGGGCCCTGGCGCCAGGGCGCCCTCTAG
- a CDS encoding LacI family DNA-binding transcriptional regulator: MATIKDVAERAGVAPSTVSYVLSGSRKISEETRRAVQAAIDELGYHPRASARTLRSARTRVLALAVPRVPGEYRAIDGRFAVDVTDAARGHDHDVLLITDEDGVGGLRRVARSGLADAAVLMAVEERDPRIEVLHQLGFPAALLGHDGHSGLPWTDLAWEAAVALALHECAAAGHRRTVFLSSAEHELAARRGYALQGLDGARRAARETGADVRVVTSHRDPDVLTRRLHEALTADPAPTALVVQHLILLPHLLDAVASMGLRIPEDLSVVLVGSLPDELGTRHLPRIDLPVAEMSAAVARLAIEAVETGCGTNDHPAAPRPGAPAPNASPTVPHHPIQPRMAGPAVAPPPGG, from the coding sequence ATGGCCACGATCAAGGACGTCGCCGAACGAGCGGGCGTCGCTCCGAGCACCGTCTCCTACGTCCTCAGTGGGTCCCGCAAGATCTCCGAGGAGACCCGGCGGGCGGTCCAAGCCGCCATCGACGAGCTCGGCTACCACCCGCGCGCCAGCGCCCGCACCCTGCGCAGTGCCCGCACCCGGGTGCTCGCGCTGGCCGTGCCGCGCGTGCCCGGCGAGTACCGGGCGATCGACGGCCGGTTCGCCGTCGACGTCACCGACGCCGCCCGGGGCCACGACCACGACGTCCTCCTCATCACCGACGAGGACGGCGTCGGCGGACTGCGCCGGGTCGCCCGCAGCGGACTCGCCGACGCGGCGGTGCTGATGGCGGTCGAGGAGCGCGACCCCCGCATAGAGGTCCTGCACCAGCTGGGGTTCCCCGCCGCGTTGCTCGGGCACGACGGCCACTCCGGGCTGCCCTGGACCGACCTCGCCTGGGAGGCCGCCGTCGCCCTCGCGCTGCACGAGTGCGCGGCGGCCGGTCACCGGCGGACGGTCTTCCTGTCGTCGGCCGAGCACGAGCTCGCCGCCCGCCGCGGCTACGCCCTGCAGGGCCTTGACGGGGCCCGGCGAGCGGCCCGCGAGACCGGCGCGGACGTCCGGGTGGTCACCTCGCACCGTGACCCCGACGTCCTCACGCGCCGCCTGCACGAGGCGCTGACCGCCGATCCCGCGCCGACCGCGCTGGTCGTGCAGCACCTGATCCTGCTCCCGCACCTGCTGGACGCGGTGGCCTCGATGGGGCTGCGGATCCCCGAGGACCTGTCCGTCGTCCTCGTCGGCAGCCTCCCCGACGAGCTGGGCACCCGCCATCTGCCGCGGATCGACCTGCCCGTCGCCGAGATGTCCGCGGCCGTGGCCCGGCTCGCCATAGAGGCGGTCGAAACCGGCTGCGGCACCAACGACCACCCTGCCGCGCCGCGCCCCGGGGCACCCGCCCCGAACGCTTCCCCCACGGTGCCGCACCACCCGATCCAGCCGCGCATGGCCGGGCCCGCCGTGGCCCCGCCGCCGGGCGGCTGA